One Megalobrama amblycephala isolate DHTTF-2021 linkage group LG15, ASM1881202v1, whole genome shotgun sequence genomic window, TTTTGCTGATTGCTGAACCATACACCTTAACAGCATGACCTTACCCCACAGTCAGGCCCACTACCAGAACCATGCTAGAAAACGTCAGCCCGCGCAATGCACACTATCCCCTCAAAGAGGTTTATGAAGAGAATGAATTAACTGAGGTATTTTTCTCTGTTGTGAATTTAGGTCAGTGTTTGTCGGAATAATAAAACCGATAAAATGGGCGGCTCCTCACAAATGTGAACCTACAGTATCGATTAATCGTGACAGTCCAGGCTTATATGAACAAAGAGTGTTATTGTTCGGTAACTGCTACttggaaataaattacattctaTGCAAATTTCTTTCCGTATTGATCTCAATTTGCTTCGGTCGTTATCCTTTTTGAATGGGATGTTTCTTTTGCAAACCAGGCCGACTAAGACAACCCCAATACAACCTGATCAAAGTAATCACATGGTTCATCAATCATGTCTACAATCAAacgttttatttgtttttgttcatagACGATAGTGAGCTCATTTGTTTAGATAAGTAAATCTAGAGTGTAGCATACTTAATGTAAGCATAATACATTGAAAGTAACACCTTTACGTTTGTAGCTCCTAATGCATTCCATGTAAAGTCTAAGACCAAAAGTATCActaaatgaactgttttaaagatACATTGCAGCATTATTAGGATTACCTCAATTTTTGCAGAGCAAAATATGCGAATTACAAATATAACTCATGTTTTCAATGCAGCAAGTTATGCAGTTACTCATTTGACCTCAATCATGCCAGCAAAGAATGAGCGTGATTCTTCTGCTGCTGATGAATAAGGGACTGAACGTTGATGTAGGGTCTTTTCAGGCATCGTTGTTTGGCTTTCCATTTTCTTGACAACTTTAAGTGTGGTAGACATGCTTTAAAGAGACTTACGATCAGCAAAGCCGATAATAGGACTCTGCACTGTTTTATAAAGAtctaatttaataaaagttgCTGAAAAATCATCAGTTGTTctgtcttttttgttttgtattgtctGGTATATCTGTAACCATTGCACATTCTTTATAAACTTGCTGAGGGATGAAACAATTATGTGCTAATTTACAGAATGATGTTGATCAGGCTTcaagcatgaaatgaaaatgttttgtaaatgcatgttatagatCTTCTTGTGAATGATTTATCCTTGCAAGttgaatttttcttttttttttttttaaatctttttaaacaaaatataactGAATCTTCCAATGAAATCACCAGACTTCTCTAATCATTTAGTAAACACTTCTCCACAATCGACTACATGCATGCATTCATTCTTGAGTGCAACACCCACATTTCACAATCCACTTAACAATTAATGGATATACTTGATTATTTTCcaaaaaagttaatatttttcaaGATAAAAagcatttcttttgtttttttacaaatatgaattattcataaatatgttCCTGAGGAGTCGCACCACATGACAACCACATTTTGCAACTTGAACTAACCTGCTATTTTAACCTGTTGGACATGAAAATGCGCCATCCAAACTTGAGGGCTGTTTACATaacattttcaactaaaaatggaaactttttatgtgttttggctaTTCATTTATACATCAATGGTGTTTTGGATGCctaaaatttatgtttttgaaaacgataccattaTCGTAACAAAACCATGAATTGGTAAAAACGGCGATGTTATGCGCATGCATATTATGTGTTAAGTCTATAGGAACGTAGTCTATCTTTACAAAGAGACATTGctaactactggcctggcataaATAATAGAGcgtttttagttattttagtggATCCATGTGAACGGGGATTGTTTTTACATCGTTTTAACGTACccttaaatggttgtaattcatgAATGCTTTGGAATACAGACCAGGTTGGTCTATTTTAAAAGACGACACTGCAGGTTATTGCTGAAATGAATgcacttaaaaaaaagttatagaagtttgtttactgtaaaacaaatgtactaaacatttattttatttcacacaaaatatattagaaaataatttgaactataacattgttttaaaatcaaagccatatgtctaaccaagttaggttccaaatttgaagttggtATCaccaaaattgagattttgtttAGGCGCTAAACCAAAACACTACCACTTTCATGCATTCTCATGTCAAATTAATAAATTTCTGTCACAATATCACTTTGATCACAAAACAGTCACCCAATATGGAACCTTGAGccttttcaacaatattttgTCAAGATTTGAAAAAGATTTGATTATAAAATAGTGCAGTAAATTTGGTAATATGAAACATGACACCGCCCACTGTGGGGAGGAGCCTGCTAAAAGTTTTTAAAGTACGTTACGGTTTTCACAGGATAAATTTTAACACCTACTAGTGTTAATGGTTATATTTTCATTGACACAGTCAGGAGGATCTACAGGATTTCTCTAtgatatttcatattttctttttttgtgtgtgtgtttttttcatGTTGGTCACACTACTTTGATTTGGTGAACAAaagttttctttcaaaattaatAATCAGCGAAGCAATTTTTTCATAAGAAATAGTAAAGATCTACTTTAAAAGGTTTTCTTTTCATGAATTTcatgattttttcccccttcatTATATCAGGACATTGTTTACTTTACACCccataaaaatatcaaaatgaattttaattgaGAAAAACATGCCCATCATAGATGTACGAGttgcattttatgtattttgaaaaaatagaccaagacaaaaaaatgagcTCCATTTCATTgacttttattcttttaaataattcagCACTAataaatcattcacaataagactAGAAATTCAtcttttaataatcttttattgtacttttgcattaatttagttaaaagaacattaaaattgcatttatacgaaattttatttatacaagCATTTTCACTCCCTTTATcatctaatattttattatctacaGTAGACGTTTATTAAGGATAAAGCGGTCAAGGGTGTGACCTTTGAGACTGTTTGAAGAACTGTTCTGAAAACTATAGCCAGACGGAAAGGGGTGTTTTATTGCGTAGTAGCTTATGAAAACGGTGCACACAGGTCTTCTCAGATAACTTGCCAATGTTCCAATCTTGTCCTTGTTGCTCATGGCCGATTATCTTGATCACACCGTGAATTGCACCCTCTACTATTGGTCATGTGACCTGTGCACAAAGGGTCCAGTCTTTTCCCCTTGGTCCAACTTATTGGTTTTcagacaaaaagaaaacaacagaGCGATTGTAAAGATAAGACTTGGGGATAATTAACAGCAAATCCAGACTCAACAAACGTAATTCCCCCATCATCCATTGGTTGTGAAGAAGGGAGGAGGTTTGTTGGTGTGAGTTTGAATGATGTATGTGTGTGGTCGTAAAATGTGGTCTTGGTTGTGAGGACCGTTATATAAACGGGGTGTACGGTTCAAGCCGACCCATCTCGAAACGTGAAACCCAACCATGAGTCCACGCGTCTTCTCAATCTTGGTCATTTTGTGGCTGGTAATGGCTGTGGAAATGGCCACCTTGGAGGGTCAGCAGATCCTCCAAGCCTTGCACTGTCCACCCTGCGAACGCATTCATTGTTCCCCTCGTAGAGCGCTGAAGCTCCAGTGTCAGGGTGGTATAACCACTGGGATTTGCGGTTGTTGTCCAGCCTGTGCCAAACTCGCAGGAGAAAGCTGTGGAGGCACTTGGGACTACCTGGGGAAGTGCGATGAAGGGCTGGTTTGCGTTTACCAAGAAGCTACAGATGGAAAACCAGAGGCAGAACGCAAGGGAACCTGCAAATCAGGTATCACTGAAGCTGAAGATGCCAAGTTAATCTGCCCGCATGTTACATGCATAGAATACTAAAGGTCCAAATTAAAGTGCAAAGTTGGTTCTTGAATTCAGGTTTCTCATGGGCATGGACAATATCAGGTAATACCAGGCCTGAGAAGTCATGGAAAATGATTATCTTAAAGGAAAAATCATTAAGATTTCTATAGTTGATTTTctaaattactgtatttagttGCTAAAAATGGCTCTTTTTGAGTGCATTAGCCTTTTCAAAaaacttataaagcacatattaatgccttattctgcatcaccatattctacatctcttaatcctacccaataccgaaacttaacaactaccttactattaATTAgtagtaattaggagtttattgaggcaaaagttgtagCTGATAGTTgattaatagtgagaattggaccctaatctaaagtgtgaccatttaTTTAAATGCTTCCACTCATGAACGGATGGAAAAGTCATTGTAATGTGTTGGTTAAAAGGAGTGGGAAGCCTGTGAATTATACAAGAGCAATATGAAGATTCAACAGGGGTTTTCATACTGGAGTCCAGGGACCCACAGAAGGGTTGCTTGGGGGTTTTGCAGAAAATTTCagagaaaaaatataaataataatagtaataaacaaCTTTTGGTAACAccttattttagggtcttttaactagttgcttattagcttgcatattaccAGAATATTGGCTACATGACCTTATTTTACATTCTTAATCccacccaatacctaaacttaacaattactttactaactattaataagtaGTAAATTAGGACTTTATCgagggaaaagtcgtagttaatagtttatatgtgttgcctatactaaagtgttgcCCAACTTTTTATTGAACTTATTGTTTTATTCCATTGATAGCCATAgtcttccacacacacacacacacacacacacacaatatatatctatatcgtcaccttggaattataaggttctatctgacatttttgtcaaaattgagttgatatactattatagtttgtgtttgagtttttttctattaagttttagtttgttttagttattttagtacttaaactaaaacagctgaaatcattttttttatatattttattaatgtttattctatatctatctatctatctatgtacaTAAGGCATgatatgaaataaatgaaaagtgcTACGCaaataaattgaaattgaattgaCAAGATTTCAATTTTGCTATACATCTACATAGTTTcaaattttatgaatttcttctggttgtaatataacaacaacataaaaaccAATCATTTTGGAAACATGTTATCTTTATAATATCACATATTTTTCTCACATAGTATAATTTCCTCACCAAACTTTATGCCTTAAAATATTTATCTgcctttatattttacatttcccTATAGCGATTCCCTATTTCCCTATTGGCTCTTGCCATCTAAAAGTATGAAAACCCCTGTGTTACAATCCCATCGTGAGGAGCGCGCACCTGCTTATGTTTTAACTTTATATCCACACTCTTGAAGAAACGGCATCATCAAGGTTTATGTCATTTATGAACTGTGAAGAGAGATACGGCAGTCAAGGATTCCTTTGATCTCGGAGCACTTTCCCATAAAATCAAAGCTCTGATTGTTCTTATCTAGACAGTGATGAAATCCACAACCCTTCCTGAAGAACTGCATCCGTATTGTAACGGGATTCCATCAATtttattgtctgtttttttctttgacCTGGagaacaatatttcacaatgtattttattatttggcaCTTATTGCATTCATTGTCAATGCATTTTGGATTTGTATTTCCAAACAGTGCTTGAGGTTCTCAAAGCCGACACTTGCAGACCTGAGTGCACATGGGAGTTCTGCAAGGCAAATCCCAATGAAATATGCTCAGCAAGGTAACTTTTCTACATTAAGTTTTGATATTTGATTCATCTTGAATGATTTCAGACTAAGTTACTGGCATCTGTTGTCTCTTTCATTTGTGCTTGATGAATATTTCCCGTTGCAGGTCTGTGTCGATGGAGAAGCGTGAGTGCGGAGGTCACTGCCAGCACACAACCTGCTCCAGCTGCTTGGTTCTCAGACCTCCATCTTGTGCTCAGACCTGTTCCCCAACAGACCACGTCTGTCTGCATCGCTTTGGAAGGTGTGTGCGTGGTCACCTGACCGAAGACAAACATCCAACTGTCTGCCACCAGAACCTACAGGTCAGTTTTACTGTTGTCTTGCGCTTTATCATTCTGTTTTTGACATTAAGCTgaaatataattgtttatttatattatgataaCCATattggtttttttttaaattaaaataaaatgcttttattgaagtatactttggggcCATAGTACAGATAaatacacttaaagggttagttcacccaaaaatgtaaattctgtcattagttactcaccctcatgtcgttccaaacccgcaagaccttcgttcatcttcagaacacaaattaagatatttttgatgaaatccatgagCTTTTTGGCCTCTGATAGACTGAAAtgttattaccactttcaaaGCCCAGATaggtagtcacatggactattttaagatgtatttactacctttctggggcttgaaagtggtaataacaTTGCAGTTTATCGGAGGTCAAAATGctaatttcatcaaaaatatctgaatttgtgttctgaagatgaacaaaggtcttacaggtgtggaacgacatgagggtgagtaattaatgacagaattttcatttttgggtgaattaaccctttaaaccgTACATATTAAATGGGGTATATGTAGAATTCAAAAACtcttgttattagcgacaccggtggccgttaagtgaactgcagacAGTACCTTATTGCTAACGTACAAGAGACTGACCggcgaagttctttttcgttcttcgctTAGGGTAAAAAGAATTTGGAAATAACTTTGCAGTGATATACTAATAACAAACATCCAGACGCCGTGCATGCTGCTGAGAGCGACATTTAGatgtaaatattatgtaaacatgTGCTAcgcgctttcctctcaataaaaataaacacacaacaaaaatgacagcggtgagagaaagcatctgatcatagcgatgtggatatgtCAGTCTACAGGCTTTCAGAGACAACTTAGGAAGTCGGGGAAGGTCTCGTTTTTTAAGTTTCGTTACAAACTTTTCACACATTGACAATAAAAATGCGTttaatacatgaaaattcttacatataccccctttaaattataaaatatatatatatgaaaaaataactatatatttcatatatcacaaattattctaaatattataacaaaattacaattatatatacaccgatcaggcataacattatgaccactgacagataacactgattatctcttcatcacgggaTATATCAGGCAGCGAGTGAATATTTTGCCCTCAAAGTTGATTTGTTAGTAGCAGgtaaaatgggcaagcgtaaggatttgagcgagtttgacaagggccaaattgtgatggctagacgaatgggtcagagcatctccaaaacttcagctcttgtggggtgttcccagtctgcagtggGCAGTTTCTATCAAAaatggtccaaggaaggaacagtggtgaaccggcgacagggtcatgggcggccaaggctcattgatgcacgtggggagcgaaggctggaccgtgtggtc contains:
- the si:ch73-330k17.3 gene encoding IGFBP domain-containing protein translates to MSPRVFSILVILWLVMAVEMATLEGQQILQALHCPPCERIHCSPRRALKLQCQGGITTGICGCCPACAKLAGESCGGTWDYLGKCDEGLVCVYQEATDGKPEAERKGTCKSVLEVLKADTCRPECTWEFCKANPNEICSARSVSMEKRECGGHCQHTTCSSCLVLRPPSCAQTCSPTDHVCLHRFGRCVRGHLTEDKHPTVCHQNLQNNSEGFFVCLAPACPTAAN